One window from the genome of Cottoperca gobio chromosome 15, fCotGob3.1, whole genome shotgun sequence encodes:
- the mcu gene encoding calcium uniporter protein, mitochondrial isoform X4, with protein sequence MSFLQIALHGKQEILSSTFTRQTVRRAHGLRSAAHSTIFTQPPTALSPQVWRGAPSWHGQRLLCSSAVPEEVTVVYQNGLPVISVSLPSRRERCQFTLKPLSDSVGVFLQQLQAEDRGIDRVAIYSTDGARVASSTGIDILLLDDFKLVINDTTHLVRPPRRDLLPHEEGERLNDVKFLVQQLYTTLRIEEHQLGKERELIGRLEDLNSELRPLEKVRVELNKKAERRTTWVLWGGMAYMATQFGILARLTWWEYSWDIMEPVTYFITYGTAMAMYAYFVLTRQEYVYPDARDRQYLLFFHKGVKRTRFDIEKYNQLKDDIAEVELDLKRLRDPLQLQLPVQQLTASKN encoded by the exons CAGGAGATACTGTCTTCTACTTTCACCCGTCAGACTGTCAGGAGAGCACATGGCCTACGGTCTGCAGCCCACTCCACAATCTTCACCCAGCCTCCCACTGCCCTGTCTCCACAG gTTTGGAGGGGCGCCCCCTCATGGCACGGCCAGAGACTGCTGTGTTCCTCCGCTGTTCCAGAGG AGGTGACAGTGGTGTATCAGAACGGGCTGCCGGTGATCTCAGTCAGTTTGCCGTCCAGGCGAGAGCGCTGTCAGTTCACCCTCAAGCCTCTCAGCGACAGTGTGGGAGTTTTCCTGCAACAGCTCCAGGCAGAGGACCGAGGCATCGACCGGGTAGCCATCTACTCCACGG atgGAGCGAGGGTCGCCTCCTCCACAGGCATAGacatcctgctgctggatgattTCAAACTCGTCATAAATGACACCACGCACCTCGTGCGGCCACCAAGGAGAG atCTACTGCCTCACGAGGAGGGGGAAAGGCTGAATGACGTCAAGTTTCTAGTGCAGCAGCTCTACACCACCCTACGCATCGAGGAGCACCAACTCGGCAAGGAACGCGAGCTGATTGGACGACTGGAGGACCTCAACTCTGAACTCCGCCCCTTAGAGAAG GTGAGGGTGGAGCTGAATAAGAAGGCAGAGCGGCGTACCACCTGGGTGCTGTGGGGCGGCATGGCGTACATGGCCACCCAGTTTGGCATCCTGGCCAGGCTCACCTGGTGGGAGTACTCCTGGGATATCATGGAGCCCGTCACTTACTTTATCACTTATGGCACGGCCATGGCCATGTACGCCTACTTCGTGCTTACACGCCAG GAGTATGTTTACCCCGACGCTAGAGACAGACAGTATCTGCTGTTCTTCCACAAGGGGGTGAAAAGGACACGCTTCGACATCGAGAAGTACAACCAGCTGAAGGATGATATCGCTGAG GTGGAGTTGGATCTTAAGCGTCTTCGGGACccgctccagctccagctcccaGTTCAGCAGCTCACCGCCAGTAAAAATTGA